Part of the Xylanibacillus composti genome is shown below.
ACCGTGGTCCATGTGGCAACGCCGTTCAATATCGGCTTGTATGGCCATCATTATGCCGTGAAGCACGGCATCCCGCTGGTTGCCTCCTACCATACGCATTTCGACCAGTACTTGGCCTATTACAAAATCCAATGGGTTGAATCCGTCCTTTGGAAATATATGCACTGGTTTCATCAAGACTGCAAAAAAATTTTCGTCCCCTCTCAGTCTACCCTAGAACACTTGATTGGGAAAGGGTTTGATGCTGGCAAAATGGATATTTGGGGGAGAGGCGTCGATCTGACCCGCTTTACGCCGCATGTGGATCGCGAGGCTGTGCTGGAGCGGTGGGGGATTGCCAAAGACCGTTTTGTCGTGCTGTATGTCGGACGCCTGGCCCCGGAGAAGAGCCTGCACATGCTGTTTGACACCTATCAGGCGTTGCCCGAGCACATTCGCCGCCGCTGCTCCTTCCTCATCGCGGGAGACGGACCGCAGTACAAGGAGCTGCTGGAAACCTACGAACCGGCGGATTATCCGGATGTGCACTTCCTCGGCTTCCAGGAAGGGCGGACGCTCAGCGACCTGTACGCCGCAGCCGACGTCTTTTTCTTTCCTTCTGCAACGGAGACCTTCGGCAATGTTGTGCTGGAAGCGATGGCCAGCGGAACACCCGTAATCGGGGCCGATGCAGGCGGCGTGCGAGACAATGTGCAGCATGGACGAAATGGATATCTGTGTCCGCCGGGCGAAACGCAAGCTTTCACCGATGCTTTAATTCGTCTGTACGAGGATGACTGGCAGCGTGTCCGGTTGGGGCATGGGGCGCGCGAATACGCATCCCGCCAAACGTGGGACCAGATTTTCTCCAGACTGCTGCAAGCGTACACTGAAGTGGAAGCAACTGCGGTGCAAGGGGAGGTTGACAGCGGAATGCTGTCGTGATATATTATTTTGGTGAATTGGATAACGGTTCTAAGCAGAAGCGCCCGCTTCTCACCTGACCGGCAGCGAAGCCGGCTGGTTACTGGTGAATTGGTTCGTATTGCAACAGCGAACAGGAGACAAGGATGTGGGCATTTTGTGCCCGCATCTTTTTTTTCGTAACGAAGAAGGCTTCACGCAAAATTCCACTGGAGGTGGCAAGCTATTAGTAGAGATCATGTAATCAACGAAGACATCCGCGCCAAGGAAGTTCGTTTGATTGGAGCAGACGGGGAGCAGATCGGAATCAAGCCGACACGCGAAGCGTTGCAAATGGCTGCCGATGCCAATCTGGACCTGGTGGCTGTTGCCATACAAGCAAAACCGCCGGTGTGCCGGATTATGGATTACGGGAAATACCGCTACGAAATGCAGAAGAAAGAAAAGGAAGCCCGTAAGAATCAGAAGGTCGTCGAACTGAAGGAAGTGCGTTTCAGCGCGAACATCGAGGAGCATGATTTCCAGACGAAGCTGCGCAACGTGAACAAGTTTCTGAAGGACGGCGATAAGGTCAAATGCTCGGTTCGCTTCCGCGGACGGGAAATTACACATGCGGCCATCGGCCAACGGGTGCTCGAGCGCGTGGCGAAGGAAGTGGAAGATATCGCCGTAATGGAGCGCAAGCCCAAACTGGAAGGCCGCAGCATGATCATGATTTTGGGACCGAACGCGAAATAATGTCCGATACCGACATGATCCACATATTCAGAATAGTTTAGGAGGATCTGCACAATGCCGAAAATGAAAACACATCGTGGTGCCGCCAAGCGTTTCAGCAAAACAGGCACTGGCAAAATCAAACGGAACCAAGCGTACAAGCGTCACATCCTGACCAGCAAATCGCCGAAGCAAAAGCGCCAGCTGCGCGGCAGCGAGATCATGGCCAAGGGCGATGCGAAGCGCATTGAACAACTGATCACTTACGTGAAATAAAGAAATCACCGCAATCGGAGCTCCGTGCGCAGCAAGTGCCAGAGCCCGATGATAACCCGAAGGAGGAACTATCATGGCAAGAGTTAAAGGCGGGTTTGTCACTCGTCGTCGTCATAAAAAGATTTTGAAGTTGGCTAAAGGATATTTCGGTTCCAAGCACAGATTGTTCAAGACTGCCAATGCGCAAGTAATGAAATCCTTGCTGTATGCATACCGTGACCGCCGTCAGCGCAAGCGCGATTTCCGCAGATTGTGGATCGTGCGGATCAACGCGGCTGCGCGCCTGAACGGATTGACTTACAACAAGTTGATGCACGGCTTGAAGCTGGCAGGCGTGGACATGAACCGCAAAATCCTCGCCGATCTGGCAGTGAACGATTCCAAAGCTTTTGCAGACCTCGCAGGTATTGCGAAGCAGAAAATCAACGCCTAAATCATGGCGTGTATGAGAGCTGTCAGCCTTACGGTTGGCGGCTTTTTATATTTCCGACACCTGTATGAAATAGGCGGGATACCGGCGCTCCATTTTCCGCAAACTAAGCATGACGTCGATGGACGGCCCAACGGTGAACAGAATGATGCCCGACGAAGATCGCGCAACAGGAGGAAAAACATGAAGAACGTGTAAATCGCCTCCAGATCGGAAAAAACGCTTGACTATCGGTCGGAGCAATTTTATAATTATCCTTAAACTTGTTGGAATAACCCATACACAGATCGGCTATGAAGAGGACGAAGTTTTAGGGGCTCTTATGTGCCAGAGAGTGAAGGATTAGCTGAAACCTTCACCTTAATCCCCTAGATACGAGCTCACCTCGGAGCTGTTTCTCTGAAAAGCGGCGGAAGCAACAAACTGCCGGCTAGTAGGAGGAATCGTTTTGGTACGCGTTAAGTACCAGGGTATCAGGCGCTAAGTCTGGCAATCAAGCAACCGGCATACAGCAGTGCATTTGACTTGATTCCGCCGCCTGACAACCTGCAGAGGTTATCCATTGCGAAATGAATAACGAATCTGGGTGGTACCACGGAAGAGATCCTTTCGTCCCTGAGAAGTAGAGCAAGACTTCAGGGCGGAAGGTTTTTTTTATGGCAAGCACAGGTGGTAATGAAATTTTTGGAAGGAGGAGCTTCTCATGAGTGCTCAAACGACGGCAGTTCTCGATGAAGATTTGCGAAGCAGGCTGCTTAAGCCGGATGTCATTACGGGTTCAGAAATTTTACTTCGATCTTTGCTGTTGGAGGGTGTGGATTGCGTCTTTGGCTATCCGGGCGGTGCGGTACTGTACATTTACGACGCCATGCACGGCAACAAGGACTTCAACCATCTCTTGACGCGTCACGAACAAGGGGCGATCCATGCGGCTGACGGCTATGCGAGATCTACAGGGAAGGTCGGGGTTTGCATTGCGACCTCGGGACCTGGCGCCACGAACTTGGTCACGGGAATTGCGACCGCGTATATGGATTCGGTGCCGCTCGTCGTCATTACCGGCAACGTGGCGACAACCGCCATCGGTACAGACGCGTTCCAGGAAGCGGACATTACCGGCATTACGATGCCGATCACGAAGCACAGCTACTTGGTGCGCAACGTGGAGGACTTGCCGCGCATCATTCACGAGGCCTTCCACATCGCCAATACAGGGCGGAAGGGCCCGGTGCTGATCGATATCCCGAAGGATATTTCTGCACAGAAAACGAGGTTCGAGTGGAAGGAAGAAGTGAACATCCGCGGATATAATCCGACCGTCCAGCCGAACAAGCTGCAGGTGGAACGGCTGGTGAAGGCGATTGAAGAGGCAGAGCGCCCGGTCATCCTGGCTGGCGGCGGTGTCGTGTATGCAGGTGCCCATGAGCAGCTCTTGGAGCTTGTGAATAAAGCCAGGATACCCGTAACGACCACACTGCTCGGACTGGGCGGATTCCCTAGCGGCCACGAGCTGTGGATGGGCATGCCAGGCATGCACGGCACCTTTACGGCGAACACTGCCCTGCAAAATTGCGACTTGCTCATCAGCATAGGCGCCCGATTTGACGATCGGGTCACGATGGCGGTGAAGGGCTTCGCCCCGAAAGCGAAGATTGCGCATATTGACGTGGACCCTGCGGAGATTGGCAAGACCGTTCCTACCGCCATTCCGTGCGTAGGCGATGTGAAGGCCGTGCTGGAGCTGGTGAACGAGAAGGTGAAGCCGGCGAAATCTGCGGCCTGGATCGATCAGGTGCAAACGTGGAAAGAGGAAAAGCCGCTGCGCTACAAGGACTCGGATACGGAGCTCAAGCCGCAGTATGTGATCGAGATGATTCACGAAGCGACCAAGGGCGAGGCGATTGTAACGACAGACGTCGGCCAGCACCAAATGTGGGCAGCCCAGTACTACCGCTTTAACCATCCGCGTTCCTGGATAACTTCGGGTGGACTCGGCACGATGGGCTTCGGCTTCCCTTCGGCAATCGGCGCGCAGATGGGCAATCCGGACAGATTGGTCGTTTCGATCAACGGGGACGGCGGCATGCAAATGTGCTCGCAGGAGCTGGCGATTTGCGCGATTCACAACATTCCGGTTAAAATTGTGGTCATCAACAACCAAGTGCTCGGTATGGTTCGCCAGTGGCAGGAGATCATTTATGACAACCGCTACAGCCATATCGATCTTGCCGGCAGCCCCGACTTTGTCAAGCTGGCGGAGGCGTACGGTGTGAAGGGACTGCGGGCAACGAA
Proteins encoded:
- the rpmI gene encoding 50S ribosomal protein L35; this encodes MPKMKTHRGAAKRFSKTGTGKIKRNQAYKRHILTSKSPKQKRQLRGSEIMAKGDAKRIEQLITYVK
- the rplT gene encoding 50S ribosomal protein L20 codes for the protein MARVKGGFVTRRRHKKILKLAKGYFGSKHRLFKTANAQVMKSLLYAYRDRRQRKRDFRRLWIVRINAAARLNGLTYNKLMHGLKLAGVDMNRKILADLAVNDSKAFADLAGIAKQKINA
- a CDS encoding glycosyltransferase family 4 protein; this encodes MRVALFTDTYLPDVNGVSKTLARWVDYLESRHIPVKIFAPDHQERDAGTDGDVVQRLYSIPFILYPQCRLGIPNPIHIKKTLRDFNPTVVHVATPFNIGLYGHHYAVKHGIPLVASYHTHFDQYLAYYKIQWVESVLWKYMHWFHQDCKKIFVPSQSTLEHLIGKGFDAGKMDIWGRGVDLTRFTPHVDREAVLERWGIAKDRFVVLYVGRLAPEKSLHMLFDTYQALPEHIRRRCSFLIAGDGPQYKELLETYEPADYPDVHFLGFQEGRTLSDLYAAADVFFFPSATETFGNVVLEAMASGTPVIGADAGGVRDNVQHGRNGYLCPPGETQAFTDALIRLYEDDWQRVRLGHGAREYASRQTWDQIFSRLLQAYTEVEATAVQGEVDSGMLS
- the ilvB gene encoding biosynthetic-type acetolactate synthase large subunit, coding for MSAQTTAVLDEDLRSRLLKPDVITGSEILLRSLLLEGVDCVFGYPGGAVLYIYDAMHGNKDFNHLLTRHEQGAIHAADGYARSTGKVGVCIATSGPGATNLVTGIATAYMDSVPLVVITGNVATTAIGTDAFQEADITGITMPITKHSYLVRNVEDLPRIIHEAFHIANTGRKGPVLIDIPKDISAQKTRFEWKEEVNIRGYNPTVQPNKLQVERLVKAIEEAERPVILAGGGVVYAGAHEQLLELVNKARIPVTTTLLGLGGFPSGHELWMGMPGMHGTFTANTALQNCDLLISIGARFDDRVTMAVKGFAPKAKIAHIDVDPAEIGKTVPTAIPCVGDVKAVLELVNEKVKPAKSAAWIDQVQTWKEEKPLRYKDSDTELKPQYVIEMIHEATKGEAIVTTDVGQHQMWAAQYYRFNHPRSWITSGGLGTMGFGFPSAIGAQMGNPDRLVVSINGDGGMQMCSQELAICAIHNIPVKIVVINNQVLGMVRQWQEIIYDNRYSHIDLAGSPDFVKLAEAYGVKGLRATNKEEARKAWQEAMNTPGPVLIDFVVRKGENVFPMVTQGNTIDQMIMGDEE
- the infC gene encoding translation initiation factor IF-3, producing MSRDHVINEDIRAKEVRLIGADGEQIGIKPTREALQMAADANLDLVAVAIQAKPPVCRIMDYGKYRYEMQKKEKEARKNQKVVELKEVRFSANIEEHDFQTKLRNVNKFLKDGDKVKCSVRFRGREITHAAIGQRVLERVAKEVEDIAVMERKPKLEGRSMIMILGPNAK